In Perognathus longimembris pacificus isolate PPM17 chromosome 3, ASM2315922v1, whole genome shotgun sequence, a single window of DNA contains:
- the Upb1 gene encoding beta-ureidopropionase isoform X2 — translation MAGSEWPSLERCLEAHVPSADLREVKRILYGKETRKLDLPGRAFEAASERGFELQGYAFEAAEEQLRCPRIVRVGLIQNRTPLPTSTPVTEQVSALHRRIEAIVEVAAMCGVNIICFQEAWTMPFAFCTREKLPWTEFAESAEDGLTTRFCQMLAKKHEMVVVSPILERDRGGILWNTAVVISNSGVILGKTRKNHIPRVGDFNESTYYMEGNLGHPVFQTYFGKIAVNICYGRHHPLNWLMYSINGAEIIFNPSATIGALSESLWPIEARNAAIANHCFTCAINRVGEEHFPNEFTSGDGKKAHRDFGYFYGSSYVAAPDGSRTPGLSRNQEGLLVAELNLNLCQQMNDVWNFKMTGRYEMYARELAEAVKPNYHPTIMTESLASAPAFQHGEEEEPPSLVDSYYSA, via the exons GAAGCTGGATCTGCCCGGAAGAGCTTTTGAAGCTGCTTCGGAAAGAGGCTTTGAACTGCAGGGATATGCCTTTGAGGCGGCTGAGGAGCAGCTGAGATGCCCCAGAATCGTGCGTGTGGGACTAATTCAAAACAgaactcccctccccacctccactccTGTGACAGAACAG GTCTCTGCTCTCCACAGACGAATTGAGGCCATTGTGGAGGTTGCTGCGATGTGTGGAGTCAACATCATTTGTTTCCAAGAAGCATGGA CAATGCCCTTTGCCTTCTGTACAAGAGAGAAGCTCCCTTGGACAGAATTTGCTGAGTCAGCTGAGGATGGGCTCACCACCAGGTTCTGTCAGATG ctggcAAAGAAGCATGAAATGGTGGTGGTATCTCCCATCCTGGAACGAGACAGAGGGGGCATCCTCTGGAACACAGCTGTGGTAATCTCTAATTCTGGAGTAATCTTAGGAAAGACTAGGAAGAACCACATCCCCAGAGTGGGTGATTTCAATGAG tcaaCATACTACATGGAGGGAAACCTGGGTCACCCTGTGTTCCAGACCTATTTTGGGAAGATTGCGGTAAATATTTGCTATGGGCGGCACCACCCCCTCAACTGGCTCATGTACAGCATCAATGGAGCAGAGATCATCTTCAACCCTTCAGCAACCATCGGAGCACTCAG TGAATCGCTGTGGCCAATCGAGGCCAGAAACGCAGCCATTGCCAACCACTGTTTTACTTGTGCCATTAACCGTGTGGGCGAG GAGCACTTCCCCAATGAGTTTACTTCTGGAGATGGAAAGAAAG CTCATCGTGACTTTGGCTACTTTTATGGCTCAAGCTATGTGGCAGCCCCTGATGGCAGCCGGACTCCTGGGCTGTCACGTAACCAGGAGGGGCTGCTGGTGGCTGAGCTCAACCTCAACCTCTGCCAGCAGATGAATGATGTGTGGAACTTTAAG ATGACTGGCAGATATGAAATGTATGCCCGGGAGCTTGCAGAAGCTGTCAAACCCAACTATCATCCCACCATCATGACGGAGTCCTTGGCTTCAGCCCCTGCCTTCCaacacggggaggaggaggaacctCCATCCCTAGTAGATTCATATTATAGTGcctag